The following is a genomic window from Arthrobacter sp. NicSoilB4.
CGTGTTGCCCAGGCCGTTCCAGATCCGGCTGTCAGCGAAGATCCGCTCGTAGCCCTCCGTGGTCACGCCGGAGGGGAACAGCCAGACCTTGCCTTCGTAGACCGCGTTGGGGTCGCTGATGGAGGCGATCACAATGAAGTACAACGGGTAGACGACGGCCAGGATGGACAGCACCAGCACCGATGTGGCGGCGATGTTGAACACGCGGTCGCCGTACTTGTCCCTCAGGGTCGGCTTGGGGCGGGGCCGGCTCACGGCCCTGGCTGGGTTTTCGATGTTGACGGGGCTGGTTTTCAGAGACATCTCGGCATCACCACAGGGTCGACTGGTTGGCCCGGCGCGCCACCGAGTTGAAGAAAAGCAGCAGCGCCAGGTTGAGGATGGAATTGAACAGGCCGATGGCAGCCGAGTAGCTGAACTGCGCCTGCTGCAGGCCCGCGTGGTAGACGTAGGTCTGGATGATCTCCGACGTCGAGAGGTTCAGGGGGGTCTGCATTAGCAGTGCCTTCTCGAAACCAACGTTGAGCAGGTTCCCAATGGCCAGAATGAACAGCACAGTGATGACCGGCATGATGCCCGGCAGATCGATGTGCCGGATGCGCTGGAGCTTTGAGGCGCCGTCGACCTTGGCCGCGTCGTGAAGGGCGGGATCAATTCCGGCCAGAGCCGCCAGATACACAATCATTGAGAACCCGGCGTTTTGCCAGACATCCGAGAGGACGTAGATGGGACGGAACCATTCCGCGGATCCCATAAAGAAGATCGGCTCGCCCCCGCCCAATTGGATCGCGTTGTTCACCAGACCGGATCTGGGGGATAGGACAACAAACATGATGCCCACGACCACGACCGTGGAGATGAATGCCGGCGAGTACAGCACTGTCTGGGTGAATTTCTTGAACTTTTCGCTTTGGAGCTGGTTGACCAGCAACGCCAGGATGATCGGAACCGGGAAGGCCACCAGCAGACCCAGAAGCGCGATCCACAGCGTGTTTCCGATGACCTGGCCGAACTGGTACGAGTTCACAAACCTGATGAAGTGGGTCAGACCCACCCAAGGGCTGTCCGTGAAGCCGTCCACCGGGTTGTAGTTCTTGAAAGCGATCTGCACTCCGTACATCGGCCAGTATTTGAAGACCAGAATGTAGATAATCGCAGGGGCTAGTAA
Proteins encoded in this region:
- a CDS encoding ABC transporter permease subunit — protein: MSRIIPAGRRRPAAAPQPQRRISFSLRLKRILRAWQLYVLLAPAIIYILVFKYWPMYGVQIAFKNYNPVDGFTDSPWVGLTHFIRFVNSYQFGQVIGNTLWIALLGLLVAFPVPIILALLVNQLQSEKFKKFTQTVLYSPAFISTVVVVGIMFVVLSPRSGLVNNAIQLGGGEPIFFMGSAEWFRPIYVLSDVWQNAGFSMIVYLAALAGIDPALHDAAKVDGASKLQRIRHIDLPGIMPVITVLFILAIGNLLNVGFEKALLMQTPLNLSTSEIIQTYVYHAGLQQAQFSYSAAIGLFNSILNLALLLFFNSVARRANQSTLW